The following is a genomic window from Janibacter sp. DB-40.
TTGATGACGCGACCCCACCCCTGCTCGTACATGTGCGGCAGGACCGCACGCACGAGCCGGAAGGGGGAGTGCAGCATCAGCCGCTGGATCAGATCGAAGCGCTCGAGCGGGAACTCGTGCACCGGGCTGACGTGCTGGATGCCGGCGTTGTTGACGAGCACGTCGACGTCGGTGGGCAGGTCCGCCAGGGCATCGAGGTCGGCGAGGTCGATGGCCCGGGTCTCGATCCGCGCGTCCGGGTGGCTCTCGCGGAGGTGGGCCAGACCCCCTTCGTCCAGGTCGGCCGCGGTGACGCGGGCACCGGCTGCGGCGAAGGCGGCCACGCACGCCGCCCCGATCCCGCTCGCGGCGCCGGTGACGAGGACGTGCCGACCCGTCAGGTCCGGCGAGAGGGTCGACAGGGGCTCGGGGGTGCCGTCGGGGCGCTGGGTCTGCGTCGTCATGGTGACGAAGGTATGAGGCCGGTCACGGACGGCGGATGATCCGTGCCCACGTGATTGTCCGCAGAGTGTGTGTCGCCCCCACACCGGTCCCCGTGCTGGTCGGGTGCCACGATCGGGGGCGCTCCCGGGATCGCCGCCCCCCGACGATCCGCCCCCGACCCCGACTAGGAGACACCGATG
Proteins encoded in this region:
- a CDS encoding 3-hydroxybutyrate dehydrogenase codes for the protein MTTQTQRPDGTPEPLSTLSPDLTGRHVLVTGAASGIGAACVAAFAAAGARVTAADLDEGGLAHLRESHPDARIETRAIDLADLDALADLPTDVDVLVNNAGIQHVSPVHEFPLERFDLIQRLMLHSPFRLVRAVLPHMYEQGWGRVINVSSVHGLRASAFKSAYVTAKHGLEGLSKVVALEGAEHGVTSNCLNPAYVRTPLVEKQIADQAATHGISEDEVLEQVMLAPVALKRLVEVDEVAAMALFLCTPAATSITGVSLPVDCGWTAH